Below is a genomic region from Rhodothermia bacterium.
TATTGGGGTTAAGGTGTTGCACAATTTACAATGTAGGACGTGTGGTTTGTGTGGATTTACAAGAAAGCATTGATGGAGGCAATGGCAGTACTATGGATTTAAGCGGACAATGGTGAAGTTCAACATGCCTGCAAAAGAGATCCACAGCCAGTAGGGGATCAACAATGCGCCCGCCCAAGGATTAATTTTCCAGAAAAGCCAGATGTTTAGACCTATCAAGAGCCATAACGCTCCAATCTCATATAAAGCCCACTGGATTTCTTGCAGGCCAAAAAACAACCAACTCCACGCCGCATTAAGCACCCACTGCGCCAGATAGACCGCAAAAGCCCAAGGCGCATAAGAAAATCCACCTTTCCGCCAAGCGAGCCAACCAGAAACACCAATCAGAACATAAAGCGGCGTCCAAACTAGGCCAAACAAGTATCCCGGCGGTTGCCAGTCCGGTTTATTCAGTCCAAAATACCACTCCGTTTGAGTAGAGAATTGGCCTCCAATGATGGCCGCACCAAAAGAGAAGCCAATAAACAGAAGTAATGGAAAATAAGTACCCATATTTCTAACCGTTTATGTAGGGATTTAATAATACAATCCAAAATTCTAAAACATTGTTATTAAACGAATTAGAACATAGAAATTTACCGAATGTCACCCATTTATACAATCACGAGATTTCATTACCACCCTCTAATGATCGGGCGACTCTTAGAAAAACCCAGCGCTGCAAGGGTTAATATCGCCAACTTTGGAGGTCTGCACCAGCAGGTGCGGAGACCTCTATGCGTTTGAGGATTTGGGGCAAATACTGCCAGTTGTAGCGCAAACGGCTGATGGCATTGGGGTTATCGGGATCGCCGTTCCAACAATGTTCCGCACGATCTCCATAAGCCACGACCGCATCCGACTTAGGGTTTTGCGTGCCGTTTCGTAGAAAATCCTCCATCAGATAAACCGCATTATTCAGGTAATAATTATCCATATCACCGCAATAGATATGGAGTTTTCCTTGAAGTTTTGCGCCTAAGGTGGACCAATCGCGTTGCATGATGTGACGAAGGTCATAGTTTTCGCGCCAATAGGCCGCAACTTCTGGGTCAATTTCGCCCGTTCGTTTGTCGAAAATGCGTTTTGGATAACCATCCGCCCCTTGAGGGGAATAAACGGCTTCCCAAATATCCCACTGGTCTCCGGATCGTGATTTATCCCCCAAAACCAATTCATAGTGATTTTGCTCCCGAACCGTGGCCGTTACCTCACCCAAATAATTACGATAACCCGGCTTTTCAAGTTCGCGGTGTGGACCACTCCATGTATAGGCATTTTTGTCTTTATATAGATTGACCAAAGTAAACGCACGGAAATCAACAGGATCGGGACAAGCAACAAAT
It encodes:
- a CDS encoding tryptophan-rich sensory protein; its protein translation is MGTYFPLLLFIGFSFGAAIIGGQFSTQTEWYFGLNKPDWQPPGYLFGLVWTPLYVLIGVSGWLAWRKGGFSYAPWAFAVYLAQWVLNAAWSWLFFGLQEIQWALYEIGALWLLIGLNIWLFWKINPWAGALLIPYWLWISFAGMLNFTIVRLNP